One window from the genome of Anguilla rostrata isolate EN2019 chromosome 5, ASM1855537v3, whole genome shotgun sequence encodes:
- the stk33 gene encoding LOW QUALITY PROTEIN: serine/threonine-protein kinase 33 (The sequence of the model RefSeq protein was modified relative to this genomic sequence to represent the inferred CDS: inserted 2 bases in 1 codon) produces the protein MAAQWIRVNSAERKVPHTRMEDEAAVQQIYAFGKKLGQGSFGVVYEATHIETQKKWAIKKVNREKAGSHGVKLLEREVSILKRVNHGHVIHLEEVFETPKKMYMVTELCEGGELKEILKKKRHFTEEEVRHIIHSLAEATVYLHRKDIVHRDLKLENILVKSSQKGEENGRLHVKITDFGLSVQKGGVGNKTMMQATCGTPIYMAPEVIDGHEYSQQCDVWSIGVIMYTLLCGEPPFLSKSEDRLFDIIRKGELTFTGPVWDSISEGAKKVLRCLLKVDPAHRITASELLDNPWITGDTSSHDTPINVLEMMKQFRDDPEDGESAEPPDGLNGLSLEPSQDAAPRPELGPAPGPLPSSPCCATTGIMDPDHEGDTDSSNSSPSTPTKQRAKKKAIFTYSDTTRKNGSSGKGGSSSCCAGGAGGGGRVLAQGSIKRGSPQERCEAGPSLAGHPSRSPLCAVKADSHRSPXCLPAVGKDSRAPKLSPKSRPKRPYKPSSAFTREKQPWRTCDSSVFVPSEFEHKSLMDY, from the exons ATGGCTGCCCAGTGGATCCGCGTGAACAGCGCGGAGAGGAAGGTGCCCCACACACGCATGGAGGATGAGGCTGCCGTTCAG CAAATATACGCATTTGGGAAGAAGCTGGGCCAAGGCAGCTTTGGGGTGGTCTATGAGGCCACCCACATCGAGACGCAGAAGAAGTGGGCCATTAAGAAGGTGAACAGAGAGAAG gCGGGGAGTCACGGTGTAAAACTGCTGGAACGGGAAGTAAGCATATTAAAACGAGTCAATCATGGGCACGTTATACACTTGGAAGAGGTGTTCGAAACGCCGAAG AAGATGTACATGGTGACAGAACTGTGTGAGGGTGGGGAGCTGAAGGAgattttgaagaagaagaggcATTTCACGGAGGAAGAGGTCCGGCACATCATCCATAGCTTGGCAGAAGCCACAGTCTACCTACACAGGAAGG ATATTGTGCATCGGGATCTTAAGCTGGAGAACATTTTAGTGAAGAGTTCCCAGAAAGGTGAAGAAAATGGGCGGCTCCACGTCAAG ATAACTGACTTTGGTCTGTCGGTGCAGAAGGGCGGTGTGGGCAATAAGACCATGATGCAGGCCACCTGTGGAACGCCCATCTACATGG CTCCAGAGGTGATTGACGGTCATGAGTACAGCCAGCAGTGTGACGTGTGGAGCATCGGGGTCATCATGTACACGCT CCTGTGTGGGGAACCCCCCTTCCTGTCCAAGTCAGAAGACCGCCTGTTTGACATCATCAGGAAAGGAGAGCTGACCTTCACCGGCCCCGTGTGGGATTCCATCAGCGAAGGAG CTAAGAAGGTGTTGCGCTGTCTGCTGAAGGTAGATCCCGCCCACCGCATCACAGCCAGCGAGCTGCTGGATAACCCCTGGATCACA GGCGACACCTCCTCCCATGACACGCCCATCAACGTGCTGGAGATGATGAAGCAGTTTCGGGATGACCCGGAAGACGGGGAGAGCGCAGAGCCCCCGGACGGGCTGAACGGCCTCTCCCTGGAGCCGTCCCAGGACGCCGCGCCCAGGCCCGAACTCGGACCCGCCCCGGGACCGCTGCCCAGTTCACCCTGCTGCGCCACGACGGGGATCATGGACCCCGACCACGAAGGAGACACcgacagcagcaacagcagccccTCCACCCCGACCAAACAG AGAGCAAAGAAGAAGGCCATCTTCACCTACAGTGATACCACGAGGAAGAATGGGTCCAGTGGGAAAGGTGGCAGTAGTTCT TGCTGCGCAGGCGGAGCAGGTGGAGGCGGAAGGGTGCTGGCCCAGGGGAGCATCAAGCGGGGCAGCCCCCAGGAGAGGTGCGAGGCCGGCCCCTCCCTGGCGGGACACCCCAGCCGCTCGCCGCTCTGCGCAGTGAAGGCGGACAGCCACAGGTCACC CTGCCTTCCAGCTGTGGGCAAGGACAGCAGAGCCCCAAAACTCTCTCCAAAATCAAGGCCAAAAAGACCGTATAAGCCCTCCTCAGCCTTCACCAGGGAAAAGCAACCCTGGCGTACCTGTGACTCCTCTGTTTTCGTTCCGTCCGAGTTTGAGCACAAGAGTTTGATGGATTATTAA
- the LOC135255577 gene encoding ras-related and estrogen-regulated growth inhibitor-like protein yields MNDIKLALLGSEGAGKSAVLVRFLTKRFIGEYASNSNSLYRKRLSIDGRQLNLEVFDPCSQGAESRCILEEPVKWADGFIVVYNISDRSSFFSAQNILCQIREARAESCKGETDVPVYLVGNKQDLCHARQVCEEEARSVAQEHRCLFQEVSAAEDYQEIANLFTKLIRQVMEHLKLRADRRRYSGSKSMAKLINNVFGKRRKSV; encoded by the exons ATGAACGACATCAAGCTGGCCCTGCTGGGCAGCGAGGGAGCGGGAAAGTCAG CGGTCTTAGTGCGGTTCCTGACCAAGCGGTTCATTGGAGAGTACGCCTCCAATTCCA ATTCCTTATACCGTAAAAGGCTCTCAATCGACGGCAGACAGTTGAACCTGGAGGTCTTTGATCCATGTTCTCAG GGTGCAGAGAGCAGGTGCATTCTGGAGGAGCCAGTGAAGTGGGCAGATGGCTTCATTGTGGTGTACAACATCAGCGACCGCTCCTCATTCTTCAGCGCCCAAAATATCCTGTGTCAGATCAGGGAGGCGCGTGCAGAGAGCTGCAAGGG GGAAACAGACGTACCCGTATACCTGGTGGGAAACAAGCAGGACCTCTGCCACGCCCggcaggtgtgtgaggaagAGGCCCGCTCCGTGGCCCAGGAGCACCGGTGCCTCTTCCAGGAGGTGTCGGCAGCGGAGGACTATCAGGAGATCGCAAACCTCTTCACCAAGCTCATCCGTCAGGTGATGGAGCACCTGAAACTCCGGGCCGATCGGCGCCGCTACAGCGGCTCCAAGTCCATGGCCAAGCTCATCAACAACGTCTTCGGCAAGAGGAGGAAGTCCGTCTGA